The following proteins are co-located in the Lachnospiraceae bacterium genome:
- a CDS encoding beta-hexosaminidase — MKMIKKGICVMCAALLLLTACTAKEEAGQPNSSAQEAQQSSSQQSSEVSAESEEESIEESLEESEESSEALEQPDQEIEQRLAGMSLEEKIGQMFFARFTGADTAAYYAEEYQLGGYVLFAVDFEGYTKEQVISHIDGCQAVSNTPMLMGVDEEGGRVVRVSQYFREEPFASPRDVYAAGGWDAIISTTEEKCALLKELHLNVNLAPVCDLAGDPEDFMYTRSFSGDPELAADFVGRTVSIMKEQGVGASLKHFPGYGDNVDTHTGIAVDSREASAFYERDFKPFLEGIQKGAGSVMVSHNIVNCFDSEYPASLSPKVHQILREELGYEGVIITDDLAMGAILDYCGEVDAAVLAVEAGNDLLISTEFESQYAAVLSAVQSGRITEERIDESVRRILLFKKQIGIL, encoded by the coding sequence GTGAAAATGATAAAAAAGGGCATCTGTGTGATGTGCGCAGCACTGCTGCTTTTGACGGCCTGTACAGCTAAAGAGGAAGCAGGGCAGCCAAACAGCAGCGCCCAAGAGGCGCAGCAGAGCAGCTCACAGCAAAGCAGTGAAGTGAGCGCAGAAAGTGAAGAAGAGAGCATAGAAGAAAGCCTGGAAGAAAGCGAAGAGAGCAGCGAGGCTCTGGAGCAGCCGGATCAGGAGATCGAGCAAAGGCTGGCGGGCATGAGTCTGGAAGAGAAAATAGGGCAAATGTTTTTCGCACGCTTTACGGGAGCAGACACAGCGGCTTATTATGCAGAGGAATATCAGCTGGGCGGCTATGTACTGTTTGCGGTAGACTTTGAGGGATATACCAAGGAGCAGGTCATCAGCCATATTGATGGCTGTCAGGCAGTTTCAAACACACCGATGCTGATGGGCGTTGACGAGGAAGGCGGCCGTGTGGTAAGGGTGAGCCAGTATTTTCGTGAGGAGCCCTTTGCTTCTCCGCGGGATGTGTATGCAGCGGGCGGCTGGGATGCGATCATCAGCACGACCGAGGAGAAATGTGCGCTTTTAAAGGAGCTGCATCTCAATGTTAATTTGGCGCCGGTGTGTGATCTGGCAGGGGATCCAGAGGATTTTATGTACACGCGTTCCTTTAGCGGAGATCCGGAGCTGGCTGCTGATTTTGTAGGACGGACAGTCAGCATCATGAAGGAGCAGGGCGTGGGCGCTTCGTTAAAGCATTTTCCCGGGTATGGCGATAATGTGGATACGCATACGGGAATTGCGGTGGACAGCAGGGAGGCATCCGCATTTTACGAACGTGATTTTAAGCCGTTTTTGGAGGGGATCCAAAAAGGAGCCGGCAGCGTTATGGTGTCGCATAACATCGTGAATTGCTTTGACAGTGAATATCCAGCCTCTCTTTCGCCGAAGGTTCACCAGATTTTGCGTGAGGAACTCGGATATGAAGGCGTGATCATAACGGACGATCTGGCCATGGGCGCTATTTTGGATTACTGTGGCGAGGTAGACGCGGCGGTGCTGGCTGTGGAGGCCGGTAATGATCTGCTGATTTCCACGGAGTTTGAGAGTCAGTATGCTGCTGTTTTAAGCGCAGTGCAGTCAGGCAGAATCACAGAGGAACGAATCGATGAATCCGTCAGGCGGATTCTACTGTTTAAAAAACAGATCGGAATCCTTTAA
- a CDS encoding ROK family protein produces the protein MSDIRYNKSIVKNINECLIRKALRGSETFTKTKIAHDTGLSFPTVSRILDEMAQEGEILASGVDPTTGGRHAHSYSVNPEYAYVLCLYFPGKSLHTLVINALGQPVEKEKFLAQQDRLAEQIDEIVELKRQKYPIRAISAGLPWGISNGTILFGAKAYDMQNYNLKAHLEEKFGMRVRVENDMNAMVTGCYQRMFKEEKNASLVCVSFGSRGCGCGLYLDGQLIRGANGFAGELRYLPMNHETNLDYEYLNGFMTQDAVTRIAQTVSTLCATVDPGYIVFYKNPIVENILPQVEEACHRFLPEEVVPKLILTDTYQEDFESGLIQFGSDLLLAGYRIINR, from the coding sequence ATGAGTGATATTCGTTATAACAAGTCGATTGTAAAAAATATCAATGAATGTTTGATCCGCAAGGCACTGCGAGGCTCGGAGACATTTACCAAAACTAAAATTGCGCATGATACGGGGCTAAGCTTTCCGACGGTAAGCCGTATTTTGGATGAGATGGCGCAGGAGGGCGAGATTCTGGCAAGCGGCGTAGATCCTACGACAGGAGGACGGCATGCACACTCCTATTCCGTCAATCCAGAGTACGCCTATGTGCTTTGTCTGTATTTTCCGGGAAAATCCTTACATACGCTGGTCATCAATGCACTGGGGCAGCCGGTGGAAAAGGAAAAGTTTTTGGCGCAGCAGGATCGGCTGGCTGAGCAGATTGATGAGATTGTAGAATTGAAACGGCAAAAATACCCGATTCGGGCGATCTCAGCAGGTCTGCCGTGGGGAATATCTAATGGTACGATTTTATTTGGCGCTAAAGCCTATGATATGCAGAATTATAATCTGAAGGCGCACTTGGAAGAGAAGTTTGGGATGCGCGTGCGGGTAGAAAATGATATGAACGCGATGGTGACCGGCTGCTATCAGCGAATGTTTAAAGAAGAAAAAAATGCTTCGCTTGTCTGTGTCAGCTTTGGCAGCAGAGGCTGCGGCTGTGGGCTGTATTTGGACGGGCAGCTGATTCGCGGGGCCAATGGTTTTGCCGGAGAGCTGCGGTATCTGCCGATGAATCATGAGACCAATCTGGACTATGAGTATCTAAACGGATTTATGACGCAGGACGCGGTGACACGGATTGCGCAGACCGTATCGACATTATGTGCAACCGTAGACCCGGGCTATATTGTTTTTTATAAAAATCCAATTGTAGAAAATATTCTTCCACAGGTGGAGGAGGCCTGTCACCGGTTTCTGCCGGAGGAAGTGGTGCCTAAGCTGATTCTTACCGATACCTATCAAGAAGATTTTGAAAGCGGCTTGATTCAGTTTGGCAGTGATTTGCTTTTGGCAGGATATCGAATCATTAATCGATAG
- a CDS encoding MATE family efflux transporter, whose protein sequence is MMKAEWLVRDKSFYKRLFLLALPMAGQSILTFSVGLADNIMVGQLGDTALSGVYMANQWMTLLQKFVTGFSTASLVLATQYWGRRDTDSIKTIMAMTAKFCFACSLIFFVLAFFFPRFVLGMYTNEEAVIEESIRYMRIVCISYLFYCVTEVLMTSMKCVETVGIGLYISISTLIVNVGLNYVLIFGKLGMPALGIRGAAVATLAARVLEAVIMLYYVKVKDHKLKLTLRDISRHSRVLLKDYIHYGIPIFAGSAVWGLNMTVQSAIFGRLGESAISAVSISNNLFNIISVAMYGVSSATGIIIGKTVGSGDYERVKQYAKTLQLVFIGMGVVTALLMYGSHWLIPVLYPTILPETAEVTYQLICVLSIMVLGTAYQVSCLTGIVRAGGCTHFVFVNDTIFVCCVLIPSGLIAAFVLGAPTWVVFACLKCDQLLKCIVAVVKVNRFKWIKNITRDAAAVQKG, encoded by the coding sequence ATGATGAAGGCGGAGTGGCTGGTACGAGATAAAAGCTTTTACAAAAGGCTGTTTTTATTAGCGCTGCCGATGGCGGGACAGAGTATCCTGACCTTTTCAGTAGGGCTGGCGGATAATATCATGGTGGGGCAGCTGGGCGATACAGCGCTTTCAGGCGTATATATGGCCAATCAGTGGATGACGCTGCTGCAAAAATTTGTAACCGGATTTTCCACGGCGTCGCTCGTCTTGGCTACGCAGTACTGGGGGCGGCGGGATACCGACAGCATCAAAACGATTATGGCGATGACGGCAAAATTTTGCTTTGCCTGCAGTCTGATTTTCTTTGTGCTGGCATTCTTTTTTCCGCGTTTTGTGCTGGGAATGTATACCAATGAAGAGGCTGTGATTGAGGAAAGCATTCGCTATATGCGGATTGTGTGTATTTCGTATCTGTTTTACTGTGTGACGGAAGTGCTGATGACGTCGATGAAATGCGTGGAGACGGTGGGCATTGGCCTATACATATCGATCAGCACGCTGATTGTCAATGTGGGGCTGAACTATGTGCTTATTTTTGGCAAGCTGGGCATGCCAGCGCTGGGGATCCGCGGAGCCGCCGTGGCCACATTAGCCGCCAGAGTGCTGGAAGCCGTGATCATGCTGTATTATGTTAAAGTTAAGGATCATAAACTGAAATTGACGCTGCGGGATATTTCCCGGCATAGCCGGGTGCTGCTTAAGGATTATATTCATTATGGCATCCCGATCTTTGCGGGCTCGGCTGTGTGGGGGCTTAACATGACGGTGCAGAGCGCGATCTTTGGCCGGCTCGGCGAGAGCGCGATTTCGGCGGTGAGCATTTCTAACAATCTGTTTAATATCATTTCGGTGGCGATGTACGGCGTGTCGAGTGCGACGGGCATTATCATTGGCAAGACGGTGGGCAGCGGTGATTATGAGCGGGTGAAGCAGTATGCAAAGACGCTGCAGCTGGTGTTTATCGGTATGGGCGTCGTGACGGCGCTTTTGATGTATGGCAGTCACTGGCTGATCCCGGTGCTGTATCCGACGATTTTGCCGGAGACGGCAGAGGTGACGTATCAGCTGATTTGCGTGCTTTCGATCATGGTGCTGGGTACGGCGTATCAGGTATCGTGTCTGACGGGCATTGTGCGCGCGGGAGGCTGCACGCATTTTGTGTTTGTCAATGATACGATATTTGTGTGCTGCGTGCTGATCCCTTCAGGGCTGATTGCGGCGTTTGTGCTGGGAGCGCCGACATGGGTGGTGTTTGCCTGTTTGAAATGTGATCAGCTGCTGAAATGCATTGTGGCTGTGGTGAAGGTGAATCGTTTTAAATGGATTAAAAATATTACACGCGATGCCGCGGCTGTGCAAAAGGGCTAA
- a CDS encoding transporter substrate-binding domain-containing protein, with translation MKKLLTVLLAAALMMTMVACGSDEKETSGADSALEKVTIEKLDDLAGKTIGVQLGTTGDEAASEYESQGATVKRFSKGAEAVQALKTGQVDCVVIDSLPAEKFVEANEDLEILQGDFFEEEQYAICMKKESEMLAKFNAALAELKQEGTLESIMKNYIGDEIGKTPYESPANVDRSNGKLVMATNAAFEPWEYYEGDKIVGVDADIAQAIADKLGMELEITDMEFEGIIAAVTSGKADFGAAGMTVNEERLQSVDFTDTYANATQVIIVRK, from the coding sequence ATGAAGAAACTGTTGACAGTTTTGCTGGCGGCCGCGCTGATGATGACGATGGTTGCCTGCGGAAGTGATGAGAAGGAAACAAGCGGAGCGGATTCTGCTTTGGAAAAGGTGACGATTGAGAAGTTAGATGACCTGGCTGGCAAGACCATCGGCGTGCAGCTGGGAACGACTGGTGATGAGGCAGCGAGCGAGTATGAGTCGCAGGGCGCTACGGTTAAGCGTTTCAGCAAGGGCGCCGAGGCGGTGCAGGCACTGAAGACGGGTCAGGTTGACTGTGTGGTTATTGATTCTCTGCCGGCGGAAAAGTTTGTGGAGGCCAATGAGGATCTGGAGATCCTGCAGGGCGACTTCTTTGAGGAAGAGCAGTATGCGATCTGCATGAAAAAGGAAAGCGAGATGCTGGCGAAGTTTAATGCGGCGCTGGCAGAGCTGAAGCAGGAAGGCACGCTGGAATCTATCATGAAGAACTACATCGGTGATGAGATCGGCAAAACGCCGTATGAGTCTCCGGCCAATGTGGACCGTTCTAACGGTAAGCTGGTGATGGCTACGAATGCTGCGTTTGAGCCCTGGGAATATTATGAAGGCGATAAGATCGTGGGTGTGGATGCCGACATCGCACAGGCGATTGCTGATAAGCTGGGCATGGAATTAGAGATTACGGACATGGAGTTTGAGGGAATCATTGCGGCAGTGACCTCTGGCAAGGCTGACTTTGGCGCTGCTGGCATGACCGTAAATGAGGAGCGTCTGCAGAGCGTAGATTTTACCGATACCTATGCCAATGCAACGCAGGTGATTATCGTAAGAAAGTAA
- a CDS encoding amino acid ABC transporter permease, producing MWLSFGDDFYLNFIKDDRYLYLLKGLGNTLLITVLAAIMGIVLGFIVAIIRSSHDKTGSFKLVDPLCRLYLTVIRGTPTMIQLLIINFVVFGSANVNGIIVGAIAFGLNSGAYVAEIFRSGIMSVDQGQFEAGRSLGLNFTKTMRLIIMPQAFKNVLPALANEFITLLKETSIIGTIGMMDLTRGASIIQSRTYQPFMPLLAAALIYLALVLVMTKLVSRLERRLRSNER from the coding sequence ATATGGCTGTCGTTTGGGGACGATTTTTACCTGAATTTTATTAAGGACGACCGGTATCTGTATCTTTTAAAAGGACTGGGCAATACGCTGCTGATCACGGTGCTGGCAGCGATCATGGGCATTGTTCTGGGATTTATTGTGGCGATTATCCGTTCAAGCCATGATAAAACCGGGAGCTTTAAGCTGGTTGATCCGCTGTGCCGCCTGTATCTAACGGTGATCCGCGGCACGCCGACGATGATTCAGCTGCTGATTATCAATTTTGTAGTCTTTGGCTCTGCCAATGTGAATGGTATCATTGTGGGTGCGATTGCATTTGGCCTCAATTCAGGCGCCTATGTGGCGGAGATTTTCCGGTCGGGCATTATGTCGGTGGATCAGGGGCAGTTTGAGGCCGGCCGCAGTCTGGGGCTGAATTTTACGAAAACAATGCGGCTGATTATTATGCCGCAGGCGTTTAAGAATGTACTTCCGGCACTGGCGAATGAGTTCATTACTCTATTAAAGGAAACGTCCATTATCGGGACGATTGGCATGATGGATCTGACCCGCGGCGCCTCGATTATTCAGAGCCGCACCTATCAGCCGTTTATGCCGCTTTTAGCGGCGGCGCTGATCTATCTGGCGCTGGTACTGGTGATGACAAAGCTGGTGAGCCGGCTGGAGAGGAGGCTGCGGAGCAATGAGCGATAA